One Streptomyces sp. P9-A2 DNA window includes the following coding sequences:
- the leuE gene encoding leucine efflux protein LeuE translates to MFGVIDLPTYLAGLILIVLLPGPNSLYVLSVAARRGVRTGYKAAAGVWCGDAVLMTLSAAGVASLLQGNAVLFGIVKYAGAGYLTWLAIGMLRAAWGMWRTRREQSALESAPGAAAAEAAPMERPYRRALVISLLNPKAILFFISFFVQFVDPAYAYPALSFVVLGVFAQIASVLYLSALIFGGTKLAAAFRRRRVLSAGATSAAGALFLGFAAKLTLASA, encoded by the coding sequence ATGTTCGGCGTCATCGATCTCCCCACCTACCTGGCCGGCCTGATCCTCATCGTGCTGCTGCCCGGTCCCAACTCGCTGTACGTGCTGTCCGTCGCGGCCCGGCGCGGGGTGCGGACCGGCTACAAGGCGGCGGCCGGAGTCTGGTGCGGGGACGCCGTGCTGATGACGCTGTCCGCGGCGGGCGTCGCCTCGCTGCTCCAGGGGAACGCCGTGCTGTTCGGCATCGTGAAGTACGCGGGCGCCGGCTATCTGACGTGGCTCGCGATCGGCATGCTGCGCGCCGCCTGGGGCATGTGGCGGACCCGGCGCGAGCAGAGCGCCCTCGAGAGCGCCCCCGGGGCGGCCGCGGCCGAGGCGGCCCCGATGGAGCGGCCGTACCGCAGGGCGCTGGTCATCAGTCTGCTCAACCCCAAGGCGATCCTGTTCTTCATCTCCTTCTTCGTGCAGTTCGTCGACCCGGCCTACGCCTACCCGGCGCTGTCCTTCGTCGTCCTCGGCGTCTTCGCGCAGATCGCCAGCGTGCTCTACCTCAGCGCGCTGATATTCGGCGGCACCAAGCTCGCCGCCGCTTTCCGCCGCCGCCGGGTCCTGTCGGCGGGCGCCACCTCGGCGGCCGGCGCCCTGTTCCTGGGCTTCGCGGCGAAGCTGACGCTCGCGAGCGCTTAG